One window of Papaver somniferum cultivar HN1 chromosome 9, ASM357369v1, whole genome shotgun sequence genomic DNA carries:
- the LOC113309479 gene encoding putative disease resistance protein RGA3, with amino-acid sequence MSKSFNLDSVLKSFMESARKETFDNLGSDANEVRFQNYIRGKKFFLVLDGVWQENRSDWSSFFELLEVQSNGCAVLVTTQSVTGAAVVGSKHTYELSTLLEEDLMAIFEANAFKLSQERSSDYPDLMEIGKEIVSSCYGNPMFVKTFGEVLFDKRTKKEWQLVQDTNISELPRNESSISEALSLCYYRLPTHLKACLSYCALFSKSFEFEKDFLTKLWLAGDLIQSKVNIRIEDSADLCFEELVKRSYFQISVQQQGTTQKYKLQGLVYEMFKIVGTNNPFKARVDSRRSLLQQSKYLRYLSLDYHDGAEAVDMNDLVAFKKLRTIILMRQVPFAGFCDDFFEKLEFIRVLDLSRSGITALPSSIKDCKYLKYLDVSGSEIASIDAGICNLIWLETLKIKNCKHLKELPEEFSNLVNIRHLEMDEESLVHTPVHIRRLTQLRELKKFVIRNLNGCRIAELVEMNQLEGSLCIEGVEHASDVEEDEAQPERYLDRKDHVQKLKLYVKDQAVPIGTAKLGFELSHPSPKLPELIVEGYIWDSLWEWDWRSLALETVDLIGCSNLTSIRGLRELPRLKRLKLSGFNVIYLDSSFFGQDDDVGFSLLDTLALDLWNQWETWDGVGKYMLKIVRLCIQNCPAFHTLPDLSEWHSLNFLDLKSCNSLQNCLGSPPPDIHFPTVEKIVLL; translated from the coding sequence ATGAGTAAGAGTTTCAACTTGGATTCAGTTCTGAAATCATTTATGGAGTCTGCCAGGAAAGAAACATTTGATAATCTTGGTTCAGATGCAAATGAAGTTCGCTTTCAAAATTACATCAGAGGTAAAAAGTTCTTTCTTGTTTTGGATGGTGTCTGGCAAGAAAATAGGTCTGATTGGAGTTCATTTTTCGAACTTCTGGAGGTTCAGTCAAATGGATGTGCAGTTCTAGTGACAACTCAAAGCGTAACTGGGGCAGCAGTAGTTGGTTCTAAGCACACATATGAATTGTCAACGTTACTTGAGGAAGATCTGATGGCGATATTTGAAGCAAATGCTTTTAAGTTGTCGCAAGAAAGATCATCGGATTATCCAGATTTGATGGAAATTGGAAAGGAGATAGTTAGTAGTTGTTATGGAAATCCAATGTTTGTAAAGACATTTGGAGAAGTTTTGTTCGATAAACGAACTAAAAAGGAGTGGCAGCTTGTTCAAGATACAAATATTTCAGAACTTCCTCGCAATGAAAGTAGTATCTCAGAAGCTTTAAGCTTATGTTATTATAGGTTGCCTACCCATTTGAAGGCGTGTCTTTCATACTGTGCTCTTTTTTCGAAGagttttgaatttgaaaaagaTTTTTTAACTAAATTGTGGTTGGCCGGAGACCTTATTCAATCTAAAGTGAACATCAGAATAGAAGACTCGGCGGATTTGTGTTTTGAAGAATTAGTAAAAAGATCTTATTTTCAAATCAGTGTGCAGCAGCAAGGTACAACTCAAAAGTACAAGCTTCAAGGGTTAGTGTATGAGATGTTCAAAATTGTTGGAACTAACAATCCTTTCAAAGCGAGAGTAGATAGCAGAAGAAGCTTGTTACAACAGTCGAAATATCTGAGGTACTTGTCCCTGGATTATCATGATGGTGCAGAAGCAGTAGATATGAATGATCTTGTCGCATTCAAAAAGTTAAGAACAATCATATTAATGCGTCAGGTTCCTTTTGCTGGTTTCTGCGATGATTTTTTTGAAAAGTTGGAGTTCATTAGAGTTTTGGATCTGAGTAGAAGTGGAATCACTGCATTGCCATCATCTATCAAAGACTGCAAGTATCTAAAATATCTTGATGTCTCCGGGTCAGAAATAGCATCTATTGATGCTGGAATTTGTAATCTTATCTGGTTAGAAACTCTGAAGATCAAGAATTGCAAGCATCTAAAAGAATTACCCGAAGAGTTCAGCAATCTTGTTAATATTCGACACTTAGAAATGGATGAAGAATCATTAGTCCATACACCGGTACATATTAGAAGGTTGACACAACTTCGAGAGTTGAAGAAATTTGTTATCCGCAACTTGAATGGTTGTAGGATCGCAGAATTAGTTGAAATGAATCAATTGGAAGGTTCTCTTTGTATTGAAGGTGTTGAACATGCTTCCGATGTTGAGGAAGATGAGGCCCAACCGGAACGTTATTTGGACAGAAAAGATCATGTGCAGAAACTGAAACTCTATGTTAAAGATCAAGCCGTTCCAATAGGCACAGCGAAGTTGGGCTTTGAATTGTCTCATCCTTCTCCAAAGTTACCTGAGTTGATTGTAGAAGGTTATATTTGGGACAGTTTATGGGAATGGGACTGGAGATCTCTTGCTCTTGAAACTGTTGATCTAATTGGCTGCTCAAATCTAACATCTATTCGTGGATTAAGAGAACTCCCTCGCCTAAAGAGGCTCAAACTAAGTGGTTTCAATGTGATTTATCTTGATTCTTCATTCTTTGGCCAGGATGATGATGTGGGATTCTCATTGTTGGATACATTAGCATTAGATTTGTGGAATCAGTGGGAGACATGGGATGGAGTTGGTAAATACATGTTAAAGATTGTGCGTCTTTGTATTCAAAATTGTCCTGCTTTTCACACCCTGCCAGATCTCTCTGAATGGCATTCTCTAAATTTCTTGGATTTAAAGTCATGCAACTCTCTTCAAAACTGTCTAGGAAGCCCTCCACCTGATATTCACTTCCCTACTGTAGAAAAAATTGTTCTGCTCTAG
- the LOC113312869 gene encoding uncharacterized protein LOC113312869, with product MTSDGASTSGIKKIYRRTPILVINSEPHTPDADLNDNVVTSQVDDTVSVEYDTTASAMDNVWDIAAAFAYNAQNHTDAWKHVIVKTYPSLFIFALFFLLLFSCSLSLNFSVITVMKILSWNCQGIGNPHTRDYIQFCLTNNDPDIFFLCETKTQSNNMRFYLSKTNYPHYWFHPSLGLSGGISLGWKNGIDIEIMYTTSKTIHAIVHTHDNNMDFLITFMYGAHDDTENANQWQYLINMHLFVDLPWVLLGDLNFTMHDSETHSSSVTHPHHARHVRNFVQQLDLIDSGYSGADTTWSNHRSGDDHVSARLDRALVNNHWINHYTNAHLQHLVPVASDHCPILLHTVPSATKHSPFKLYKCWFKMDSCTDTIARSWQHRFLGSPSFQFSSKLKLTRTQLQIWKRLSFGNIENNLQNIQKQLQFCYDRNLPSSNPQVKHLSSSLQQWLLIQKEFFMQKAGDKFLEADRNTSYFHSIVNYNKRRSTINSIQGPLGIWFDSRSDIEAIFTNHFKNIATSSKPQINNEILQLFQPCVSEIQNNCLIQVPHAQETKDVVFQIKPWDSLGNDGFQAGFYQHCWDVVGTEQLQHFLHIFGQASGQVINMQKSTLFFGKHTSNAHKSNITGILGMKVMGLGEKYLGIPLLLHRSRHKNCQGVIDNMNNRLQGWQSKIVNQAGRTTQVNSVLRSMGMYQMQVFKLPEETLQQMERIQRSYWWNSYIKPRSQNYISWRKVCLPKRLGGLGLKNLCNYNLAFLAKLAWQLLHNQDALWAKLLKGKHFPHHDLRFFPPPVNLNSSWIWQSISIGLEIMLKNAKCQVGNGAHINIWTSNWIPSLNSALQDWGDLNISNYQLVSDLIDTDTEQWNVSLLRLLFTADQVNSILTIPIQLNQEDKLIWPFTTTGIFTTASTYKMLCDKDILTDNSMGLSQHFWLSFWKLKVPYKFQIFLWRAIHNAVPVKSRIFTHVHNADLHCVLCNHNQMEDLDHLLLHCPFSRAIWQYFLPHQFHFILQHSSLLSWIQTWQLKDSIINIQKSPEIVHLAMCIMHFIWKLRCRVVFNNITPNHNSVVHQVNSYILQHHLGNSPANYNHPNVHNKLLHHRWDPPPLQYLKINIDASYNSSSLLAGIGIIIRNSTGAYVMGRGALRRASNAQQAEAWAMLEAMQLADSNGWSHVIFESDNLGICSFLQQQSSLCHWQSMPLLRKCVNICNINPGWSCSFVYRSGNKAADSIAKAAYKHNLCGDWWFHPPPLLIPYISCDVMRMRGAGSSDAENEVGRRVEILVSLLQFAVPRHGETNCKWTLSILSA from the exons ATGACTAGTGACGGTGCTAGTACTAGTGGTATTAAGAAAATATATCGTCGTACACCTATTTTGGTTATAAATTCTGAGCCGCATACTCCTGATGCTGATTTGAATGACAATGTGGTTACTTCTCAAGTGGATGATACTGTCTCTGTTGAATATGATACCACTGCTTCAGCCATGGATAATGTTTGGGACATTGCTGCAGCCTTTGCTTATAATGCACAGAATCATACTGATGCATGGAAACATGTGATTGTAAAAACTTATCCTTCTTTATTcatttttgctttgttttttcttttgttgttttcttgCAGTCTTTCTTTGAATTTCTCTGTTATTACCGTCATGAAAATTCTTTCCTGGAACTGTCAAGGTATAGGTAACCCTCATACCCGTGATTATATTCAATTTTGTTTGACCAACAATGaccctgatatttttttcttgtgtGAAACCAAAACTCAGTCTAATAATATGAGATTTTATCTTTCTAAAACTAATTATCCTCATTACTGGTTTCATCCCTCTTTGGGTCTCTCTGGAGGTATCTCTCTTggctggaaaaatggaattgatattgaaatcatGTATACAACCTCTAAAACTATCCATGCTATTGTTCATACTCATGATAATAATATGGATTTCTTGATAACCTTCATGTATGGGGCTCATGATGATACAGAAAATGCTAATCAGTGGCAATATCTTATTAATATGCATTTGTTTGTTGATCTTCCTTGGGTTCTTCTTGGTGATTTAAACTTCACCATGCATGACTCTGAAACTCATAGCTCTAGTGTCACTCATCCTCATCATGCTAGACATGTTAGAAATTTTGTTCAACAACTAGATCTCATTGACTCAGGTTACTCAGGAGCTGACACAACTTGGTCAAATCATCGTAGTGGAGATGATCATGTCTCTGCTCGTCTAGATAGAGCTTTAGTGAATAATCACTGGATCAACCACTACACAAATGCACATCTTCAACATCTAGTACCTGTTGCTTCGGATCACTGCCCGATTTTGCTACATACAGTTCCTTCTGCTACAAAACATTCTCCTTTTAAACTCTACAAGTGTTGGTTTAAAATGGATTCTTGTACTGATACTATTGCACGCAGCTGGCAACATCGATTTTTGGGGTCTCCTTCGTTTCAGTTTTCtagtaaattaaaactaaccagaACTCAACTGCAGATATGGAAACGACTTTCTTTTGGCAACATCGAGAATAACCTTCAAAATATTCAGAAGCAGTTACAATTTTGCTATGACCGCAATTTGCCTTCTTCTAATCCTCAAGTTAAGCATCTTAGCTCTTCCTTGCAGCAATGGCTTTTGATTCAAAAAGAGTTCTTCATGCAAAAAGCAGGTGATAAATTTCTTGAAGCAGATAGAAACACTTCTTATTTTCACTCGATAGTCAATTACAATAAGAGAAGATCAACTATCAATTCTATCCAGGGTCCCTTGGGCATTTGGTTTGATAGCAGAAGTGATATTGAAGCTATATTTACTAACCATTTTAAGAATATTGCTACTTCTTCTAAGCCTCAGATTAATAATGAGATTCTGCAGCTTTTTCAACCTTGTGTTTCAGAAATACAGAACAATTGCCTTATCCAGGTGCCTCATGCTCAAGAAACAAAGGATGTGGTATTTCAAATCAAGCCTTGGGATTCTCTGGGAAATGATGGGTTCCAAGCTGGATTTTATCAACATTGTTGGGATGTTGTTGGCACTGAG CAGCTTCAacactttcttcatatatttggACAAGCTTCAGGTCAGGTGATAAATATGCAGAAATCAACCTTATTTTTTGGCAAGCACACTTCTAATGCTCATAAGTCTAATATCACTGGTATTCTTGGTATGAAAGTTATGGGACTTGGCGAAAAATACTTGGGTATACCTCTTCTGCTGCATAGATCTAGACATAAGAACTGTCAGGGGGTTATTGATAACATGAATAATAGATTGCAGGGCTGGCAGAGCAAAATTGTGAATCAAGCAGGAAGAACTACTCAGGTTAATTCTGTTCTAAGATCTATGGGTATGTATCAAATGCAGGTTTTCAAACTACCTGAAGAAACTCTTCAACAAATGGAAAGAATTCAGAGAAGCTATTGGTGGAACAGTTACATCAAGCCACGTTCTCAAAATTACATCTCTTGGAGAAAGGTATGTTTACCTAAAAGGCTAGGTGGTTTAGGACTTAAAAATTTATGTAACTATAACTTAGCTTTTCTTGCGAAACTAGCTTGGCAATTGTTACATAACCAAGATGCTTTATGGGCGAAGTTGTTGAAAGGTAAACATTTTCCTCATCATGACCTGCGTTTCTTCCCTCCTCCGGTTAACTTAAATTCAAGTTGGATTTGGCAAAGTATCTCTATTGGGCTTGAGATTATGTTGAAAAATGCTAAATGCCAAGTTGGTAATGGTGCTCATATCAACATCTGGACTTCTAATTGGATTCCTTCTCTGAATTCTGCTTTACAGGACTGGGGAGATTTGAATATTTCTAACTACCAGTTGGTTTCTGATCTTATAGATACTGATACTGAACAGTGGAATGTGTCGCTTCTTCGCCTTCTTTTTACAGCTGATCAGGTGAACTCCATTTTAACCATTCCCATTCAGTTAAATCAAGAGGATAAATTAATCTGGCCCTTTACAACCACTGGTATTTTTACTACTGCCTCAACTTATAAGATGTTGTGTGATAAAGATATCCTAACAGATAACTCCATGGGTTTATCTCAACATTTTTGGTTATCTTTTTGGAAGTTGAAAGTACCTTACAAGTTTCAGATTTTCCTGTGGAGAGCTATTCACAATGCTGTTCCAGTCAAATCAAGAATTTTCACCCATGTGCATAATGCTGATTTACACTGTGTACTTTGCAACCACAATCAAATGGAAGATCTGGACCATCTATTACTTCATTGCCCCTTCTCTAGGGCCATATGGCAGTATTTTTTACCTCATCAGTTTCACTTTATTTTGCAGCACTCTTCTCTCTTATCTTGGATTCAGACTTGGCAACTCAAAGACTCCATCATCAACATCCAGAAATCTCCTGAGATTGTTCACTTAGCTATGTGCATCATGCATTTCATATGGAAGCTTAGATGTAGGGTTGTTTTTAACAATATCACTCCCAACCATAACTCCGTAGTCCATCAGGTCAATTCATACATTCTCCAGCATCATCTAGGAAACTCTCCTGCTAACTACAATCATCCTAATGTTCATAATAAGCTTTTACATCATAGATGGGATCCTCCTCCTTTGCAGTACCTAAAAATTAATATCGATGCTTCTTATAATTCTAGTTCTTTGTTAGCTGGTATTGGAATTATAATTCGGAACTCTACAGGGGCATATGTCATGGGAAGGGGAGCCTTGAGAAGAGCTAGTAACGCTCAACAGGCCGAAGCATGGGCAATGTTGGAGGCTATGCAACTGGCAGATTCAAATGGTTGGTCTCATGTGATTTTTGAATCTGATAATCTGGGAATTTGTTCTTttcttcaacaacaatcttctcTTTGTCACTGGCAGAGTATGCCTCTTCTGCGAAAATGTGTAAACATATGTAATATTAATCCTGGTTGGTCTTGTAGTTTTGTGTATAGGTCTGGTAATAAAGCTGCAGATTCAATAGCGAAGGCAGCTTATAAGCATAATCTATGTGGGGATTGGTGGTTTCATCCACCTCCTTTGTTAATTCCCTACATAAGTTGTGAT GTGATGCGAATGAGGGGGGCTGGCTCTTCCGATGCTGAAAATGAGGTTGGCAGGAGGGTGGAAATTCTGGTGTCTCTTCTTCAGTTTGCAGTTCCTAGACATGGTGAGACTAATTGCAAGTGGACATTGTCAATTCTATCAGCCTAA
- the LOC113312870 gene encoding uncharacterized protein LOC113312870, whose product MYAVMKCLCKGIPPDSIDDYTRMAASTIYYYIKKFCDAIMFGFNAEYMRRPTVNDIKWLMKENAGRGFPGMLGSLDCMHWGWRVCPMDEAGTHTGQKSYPTCVLEAVASYDRWFWHGYFGVGGSSNDLNVLKSSNLFDDNLNGIEPPCNFTINGNQYTQGYYLMDEIYKSYYVLVQAYGASSGIPILDLFNKYQMAKRKDVELGVHNG is encoded by the coding sequence ATGTATGCCGTTATGAAGTGCCTTTGTAAAGGTATCCCACCTGATAGCATTGATGATTATACCCGTATGGCTGCTTCTACTATTTACTATTATATTAAGAAGTTTTGTGATGCAATTATGTTTGGGTTTAATGCGGAATACATGAGACGTCCCACTGTGAATGATATCAAGTGGCTGATGAAGGAAAACGCAGGTAGAGGCTTTCCAGGAATGCTTGGAAGCCTGGACTGTATGCATTGGGGTTGGAGGGTGTGTCCGATGGACGAGGCGGGAACACACACAGGCCAAAAAAGTTATCCCACCTGTGTTCTTGAGGCGGTTGCTTCATACGATAGGTGGTTTTGGCATGGGTACTTTGGAGTGGGTGGATCAAGCAATGATCTTAATGTCTTGAAGTCCTCTAATTTGTTTGATGATAATCTCAATGGTATTGAACCACCTTGTAATTTTACTATCAATGGGAACCAGTACACCCAGGGGTATTATTTAATGGATGAAATTTATAAGAGTTACTATGTGTTAGTCCAAGCTTATGGTGCATCCAGTGGTATTCCAATTCTCGATTTATTTAACAAATATCAAATggctaagaggaaagatgtggaaCTAGGggtgcacaacgggtag